TGGACCAGGCGATCAGCCGCGGCCTGGCCTACGCGCCGTACGCGGACCTGGTGTGGTGCGAGACCGGCAAGCCGGATCTCGAGTTCGCGCGGAAGTTCGCCGAGGCGATCCACGCGAAGTACCCCGGCAAGCTGCTCGCCTACAACTGCTCGCCGAGCTTCAACTGGAAGAAGAACCTCGACGACGCCACCATCGCCACGTTCCAGCACGAACTCGCGCGGCTTGGCTACAGGTTCCAGTTCATCACCCTGGCGGGCTTCCATGCGCTCAACTACTCGATGTTCAACCTCGCGCACGGCTATGCGCGGCGCAACATGAGCGCGTTCGTGGAGCTGCAGGAGGCGGAGTTCGCCGCCGCCGACCGCGGCTTCACCGCGGTCAAGCACCAGCGCGAGGTCGGCACCGGCTACTTCGACGCGGTCACCCAGGCGATCCAGCAGGGCCAGTCGTCGACCACCGCGCTCAGCGGCTCGACCGAGGAAGAGCAGTTCCAGCAGGAGGTGGTGGCCGCCTGAGGCCGCGCCACCGGGTCAGGTCGCGGCAGTGGAGGCCCGCTGCCGCGACGCTTCGCGGCCGTCGTGGCCGCTACCATCGCACCCGCGGCATCACGCGGCCTGCGCCACGCCGCGATCCACGCGCCGGTAGCCGAGCGCTTCGGCCAGGTGGTCGCTGGCGATCGCATCGCTCGCGGCGAGGTCGGCGATGGTGCGCGCCACGCGCAGGATGCGGTGCATGGCGCGGGCCGAGAGCTGCAGCGCGTCGATCGCCCGCTCCAGCAACGCCTGGTCGCGCGGCGCCAGACGGCAGTGCGCGGCGGTGCCGGCCTGGTCGAGGTGGGCGTTGAGGCAGCCGGCGCGCGCGAGCTGCAGGGCACGCGCGGCACACACCCGGTCGCGGACCGCCGTGCTGGATTCGCCCGCCACGGCATCGGGGCGCAGCTCGGCCGGCGCGACCCGCGGCACGTCGACGTGCAGGTCGATGCGGTCGAGCAGGGGGCCGGAAATTCGCATGCGGTAGCGCTGCACGACATCCGCCGTACACAGGCAGCGGCCGGAGACGTCGCCGGCCCAGCCGCAGGGGCAGGGGTTCATGGCCGCCACCAGCTGGAAGCGCGCCGGGAAATCGCTCTGCCGCGCCGCGCGCGACACCGTGACCGTCCCCGACTCCAGCGGCTCGCGCAGCACCTCGAGCGCCTGGCGGCTCCATTCGGGCAACTCGTCCAGGAACAGCACGCCGTGGTGGGCCAGCGAGATCTCGCCGGGCCGTGGCTCGCTACCGCCACCGACCAGCGCGACCGCGCTGGCGGTGTGGTGCGGCGCGCGGAACGGGCGCTGCCGCCAGCGCGCGGGATCGATGCCGCGCCCGCTGACCGAGGCGATCGCCGCCGCCTCGAGCGCCTCGGCCTCGCTCGCTTCGGGCAGCAGCCCGGGCAGGCGCGAGGCCA
This Luteimonas sp. MC1572 DNA region includes the following protein-coding sequences:
- a CDS encoding YifB family Mg chelatase-like AAA ATPase; the protein is MAGLAIVHGRARAGVRAPEVTIEVYMSGGLPRMSMVGLPQATVRESKDRVRAAIRCAQYEFPPRVTTVNLAPADLPKGGGRFDLPIALGILAASDQLPRTALAGHEFLGELGLSGELRAIDGVLPAALACGEAGRVLVVPADNGAEAALARNVDVRVARTLSEVCAHLTGERPLPRACAAPVVAAMPPDLADVRGQLHARRALEVAAAGGHHLLLVGSPGCGKTLLASRLPGLLPEASEAEALEAAAIASVSGRGIDPARWRQRPFRAPHHTASAVALVGGGSEPRPGEISLAHHGVLFLDELPEWSRQALEVLREPLESGTVTVSRAARQSDFPARFQLVAAMNPCPCGWAGDVSGRCLCTADVVQRYRMRISGPLLDRIDLHVDVPRVAPAELRPDAVAGESSTAVRDRVCAARALQLARAGCLNAHLDQAGTAAHCRLAPRDQALLERAIDALQLSARAMHRILRVARTIADLAASDAIASDHLAEALGYRRVDRGVAQAA